From the Ilumatobacteraceae bacterium genome, the window CGGCGACATCGCGGAGATGGGAATTGGTGGACCGTGCGTGCCGCCGGAGCATCTCGAAGGCCCGATCGACCGTGACGGCGTGATCGCGACTGAGCATGCCCTTCGCCTGCTCGATGATCACACGACTGTCGAGCGCGTCCTGGAGCTGCGTGCTCAACTGCCGGGCCTCGGCGAGGTGCCCGGCGTGGAGCAGGTAGGCCCCGGCGATGTCGGCCAACACCTGCGCGCTCCCGAGGTCGTCGTCGCTCCACGTTCGCGTCACGTCGTACACGTTGACCGAGCCGATCCGGTCACCGTCGACCGTCAGCGGGATGCCGACGACCGTCGCGAGGTCCGCCTGCTCGATGGCCTTGCGATAGTGCGGCCAACGATCCAACTCGCCCGGCGACGAGGCGATGACGACGTCTCCGGTGCGGTACGCCTCGACGCACGCCCCAGCCTGGTGTTGATCCTGTATTCGTTCGATCGCCGTGATCCGCTCGCTCGTGGCCGTCACGAACCGCAGTTCGTCCGAGTCCGTGCGCACCGAGACACCGGCGCCGACCGCTCCGAGAATTGAGCACGCGTGGTCGGTGAGCTCGTGGAGGACTTCGTCGACCTCGAACTGGCGAGCCATCGTCCTCGCGAATCGCCGCAGCACGGTGAAGAGTTGTTCGGAATCCAAATGTCGTCGACCTCTCGAGATGGCAT encodes:
- a CDS encoding GAF and ANTAR domain-containing protein translates to MARQFEVDEVLHELTDHACSILGAVGAGVSVRTDSDELRFVTATSERITAIERIQDQHQAGACVEAYRTGDVVIASSPGELDRWPHYRKAIEQADLATVVGIPLTVDGDRIGSVNVYDVTRTWSDDDLGSAQVLADIAGAYLLHAGHLAEARQLSTQLQDALDSRVIIEQAKGMLSRDHAVTVDRAFEMLRRHARSTNSHLRDVAERIVAGTLRLPNGE